A stretch of Rhizobium sp. TH2 DNA encodes these proteins:
- a CDS encoding TetR/AcrR family transcriptional regulator, giving the protein MSTIAENRGKQDSARRLNRAEKSEATRNRLFTAAIGIVGEFGYAGTSVARITERAGVAQGTFYNYFESRQDLLDQLLPSISVTLLAHVKEKVAEAEDSPVARERARITGFFEFLEQTPHLFKILHEGEIQAPEGFRRHIALQTVSFERAMEHEFEQGHLPDIAREEIPAISQILLGARQWLSTRFCIKDGEVIQPPPEVIDTYMNLTIRGIFSGKSA; this is encoded by the coding sequence ATGTCAACGATCGCTGAAAACCGGGGCAAGCAGGATAGCGCCCGCAGGCTCAATCGCGCGGAGAAATCCGAGGCGACCCGCAATCGGCTGTTCACGGCGGCCATCGGCATTGTCGGCGAATTCGGCTATGCTGGCACGTCCGTCGCCCGGATCACCGAGCGCGCCGGCGTCGCCCAGGGCACGTTCTACAATTATTTCGAATCCCGCCAGGATCTTCTAGACCAACTCCTGCCATCGATCAGCGTGACCCTGCTTGCCCATGTCAAGGAGAAGGTCGCCGAGGCCGAGGATTCTCCCGTTGCCCGCGAGCGGGCGAGGATCACCGGTTTCTTCGAGTTCCTCGAACAGACACCGCATCTCTTCAAGATTCTGCACGAAGGCGAGATCCAGGCGCCCGAAGGCTTCCGCCGCCACATCGCGCTGCAGACCGTGAGTTTCGAGCGGGCGATGGAGCACGAGTTCGAACAGGGCCACCTGCCCGACATCGCGAGAGAAGAGATCCCGGCGATCTCGCAGATATTACTCGGCGCCCGCCAATGGCTCAGCACCCGGTTCTGCATCAAGGACGGCGAAGTGATTCAGCCGCCGCCGGAGGTGATCGACACCTATATGAACCTCACGATCCGGGGCATTTTCTCCGGAAAATCAGCCTGA
- a CDS encoding shikimate dehydrogenase translates to MTRVVRAGLIGSGIGLSRTPALHMEEGRQHGIDYRYDLIDLDVLGVGPEALGTLIAGAEAQGVAGLNITHPCKQAAIAHVDELSDDAAVLQSINTITFKNGKRQGHNTDWWGFQESFRRGLPGADLSHAVLIGAGGAGVAVAHALARMGTAKVTIFDVDPARVSAVMDRLAPVHQDCVFAAGKDLDAALANASGVVQATPIGMASHPGTPFDPGLLSARLWVAEIIYFPLETELLAAAAARGCRILNGGGMAVFQAVGAFELFTSVAPDAERMIRHFSAM, encoded by the coding sequence ATGACGCGCGTGGTCCGCGCGGGCTTGATCGGGAGCGGCATCGGCCTGTCCCGCACGCCCGCGCTGCATATGGAGGAAGGCCGCCAGCACGGCATCGATTATCGCTATGACCTTATCGACCTCGACGTGCTCGGCGTCGGTCCTGAGGCGCTTGGCACCCTGATAGCCGGGGCGGAAGCACAAGGCGTCGCCGGCCTCAACATCACCCATCCCTGCAAGCAGGCGGCAATCGCCCATGTGGACGAGCTCTCCGACGATGCGGCCGTGCTGCAATCGATCAACACGATTACTTTCAAGAACGGCAAGCGTCAGGGGCATAACACAGATTGGTGGGGCTTTCAGGAGAGCTTCCGCCGAGGTCTGCCGGGTGCCGACCTGAGCCACGCTGTGCTCATCGGCGCCGGCGGCGCCGGGGTTGCGGTGGCGCATGCGCTGGCCCGCATGGGCACAGCCAAGGTTACTATATTCGACGTCGATCCGGCGCGTGTGTCGGCCGTGATGGACCGGTTGGCTCCTGTCCACCAGGATTGCGTTTTCGCAGCCGGCAAAGACCTCGATGCAGCCTTGGCGAACGCCAGCGGCGTTGTGCAGGCGACGCCGATCGGCATGGCCTCACACCCCGGAACGCCGTTCGATCCCGGTCTCCTGTCAGCGAGGCTCTGGGTCGCCGAGATCATCTATTTCCCGCTTGAAACGGAACTGCTTGCCGCCGCGGCTGCGCGCGGATGCCGCATTCTCAATGGCGGCGGCATGGCCGTGTTCCAGGCAGTCGGCGCATTCGAGCTCTTCACGAGTGTGGCACCGGACGCCGAACGCATGATCCGGCATTTCAGCGCGATGTAG
- a CDS encoding TetR/AcrR family transcriptional regulator has product MQTAETRVARKNDPDGTKENIIAVATEEFVNSGFSGARVDQIAERTKTSKRMIYYYFGSKEGLYLAVLERAYQKIRSLETRLKLEDLSPEDAMRTLVGSTFDHDDANPDFIQLVSIENIHRAEHLKNTDVLQRANSGIIAILSAILERGYHDGAFRRRIDPVDLHQMISALCFFRVSNRHTFGAIFSRDLMEGTLKARHRLIISDMVLSYLKSGG; this is encoded by the coding sequence ATGCAGACTGCCGAAACACGCGTCGCGCGGAAGAACGATCCCGACGGCACGAAGGAGAACATCATCGCGGTGGCGACGGAAGAGTTCGTCAATTCGGGCTTCTCGGGCGCGCGTGTCGACCAGATCGCCGAGCGGACCAAGACCTCGAAGCGGATGATCTATTACTATTTCGGCAGCAAGGAAGGCCTCTATCTGGCCGTCCTCGAACGTGCCTACCAGAAGATCCGCTCGCTGGAGACGCGGCTCAAGCTCGAGGATCTCTCCCCCGAGGATGCGATGCGGACGCTTGTTGGTTCGACTTTCGACCACGACGATGCCAATCCCGATTTCATCCAGCTCGTCAGCATCGAGAACATCCATCGCGCTGAACACCTGAAGAATACCGATGTCCTGCAGCGGGCCAATTCCGGGATCATTGCGATCCTGTCTGCTATCCTCGAACGCGGCTATCATGACGGCGCTTTCCGGCGGCGCATCGATCCCGTGGACTTGCACCAGATGATCTCGGCGCTCTGCTTCTTCCGCGTCTCGAACCGTCACACATTCGGAGCCATCTTCAGCCGCGACCTGATGGAAGGCACGCTCAAGGCGCGGCACAGGCTGATCATTTCAGACATGGTCCTCTCCTACCTCAAGTCCGGCGGTTAG
- a CDS encoding bifunctional sugar phosphate isomerase/epimerase/4-hydroxyphenylpyruvate dioxygenase family protein, with product MKTSIATVTMSGELDAKLRAIAEAGFDGVEIFENDLLASDSSPSDVGRMVRDHGLEITLFQPFRDFEGMPEPQRGRTFDRAERKFDVMQELGADLVLVCSNVSPVSLGGLDRAAADFHELGERAAKRGLRVGYEALAWGRHISDHRDAWEIVRRADHPNVGLILDSFHTLARKIEVNSIRSIPKEKIFIVQLADAPLIDMDLLYWSRHFRNMPGEGDLDVTGFTRAVAATGYDGYLSLEIFNDQFRGGSTRAIAGDGRRSLIHLGDQVKRAEPDIALTVPDMPDRVVVKGVAFVEFTADMSESPELIEMLHTLGFRRSGRHKSKKVDLYQQGEIRLVVNSEDKGFASAAFHLHGTSAYAFGLEVENAADAVDRAAALGSERFMQPVPEGETTIPAIHGPGGGICYFLDASTPLASVWTREFSAIEDDGPVKSAGLEHIDHIAQTVSYDDLLTTVLFYNSLLDVRKTPVVDIIDPSGIVRSQVVENGNGSFRVTLNGAENRKTLAGHFLAESFGSSIQHVAFSTPDIFRTAESLATNGFTPLHITRNYYDDVEARFGLEPDFAERLCAANILYDRDEHGEYFQLYSPVYGEGFFFEIVERRGYRGYGAPNAIFRIAAQKRYIRPEGVPAG from the coding sequence GACGCCAAGCTGCGCGCCATCGCGGAGGCGGGGTTCGACGGCGTGGAGATCTTCGAGAACGACCTGCTCGCCTCCGACAGCTCGCCGAGCGACGTCGGCCGGATGGTCCGGGATCACGGCCTGGAGATCACGCTCTTCCAGCCGTTCCGTGATTTCGAAGGCATGCCCGAACCACAGCGCGGGCGGACCTTTGATCGGGCCGAGCGCAAATTCGACGTGATGCAGGAGCTGGGAGCAGACCTCGTGCTCGTCTGCTCCAATGTCTCGCCGGTCTCGCTCGGCGGACTGGACCGGGCAGCAGCCGATTTCCATGAACTGGGCGAGCGGGCTGCAAAGCGTGGCTTGCGCGTCGGCTACGAGGCGCTTGCCTGGGGCCGGCACATCAGCGACCACCGGGATGCCTGGGAGATCGTCCGCCGCGCCGACCATCCGAATGTCGGCCTGATTCTCGACAGTTTCCACACGCTCGCCCGCAAGATCGAGGTCAATTCGATCAGATCGATCCCGAAGGAGAAGATCTTCATCGTCCAGTTGGCCGATGCGCCGCTGATCGACATGGACCTGCTCTATTGGAGCCGCCATTTCCGCAACATGCCCGGCGAGGGCGACCTTGACGTGACCGGGTTCACCCGCGCGGTCGCCGCCACCGGTTACGATGGCTACCTCTCGCTCGAAATCTTCAACGACCAGTTCCGCGGCGGTTCGACCCGCGCGATTGCTGGCGATGGCAGGCGCTCGCTGATCCATCTTGGCGACCAGGTCAAGCGCGCCGAACCGGACATAGCGCTGACCGTTCCTGACATGCCCGACCGAGTGGTGGTGAAAGGCGTCGCCTTCGTGGAATTCACCGCCGACATGTCGGAAAGCCCGGAACTCATCGAGATGCTCCACACGCTCGGGTTCCGCAGGTCTGGCCGGCACAAGTCGAAGAAGGTCGATCTCTACCAACAGGGCGAGATCAGGCTGGTGGTCAATAGCGAAGACAAGGGCTTTGCCAGTGCCGCCTTCCATCTTCACGGCACATCCGCCTATGCCTTCGGGCTGGAGGTCGAGAATGCGGCCGATGCCGTGGATCGCGCCGCCGCACTCGGCTCGGAGCGCTTCATGCAGCCGGTGCCGGAGGGGGAGACGACGATACCGGCGATCCATGGTCCCGGCGGTGGGATCTGCTATTTTCTCGATGCCAGCACGCCGCTCGCATCGGTCTGGACGCGGGAGTTCTCGGCTATCGAGGACGATGGCCCGGTCAAATCCGCCGGGCTCGAGCACATCGACCATATCGCGCAAACCGTGAGTTACGACGATCTGCTGACGACCGTCCTGTTCTACAATTCGCTGCTCGATGTCAGGAAGACGCCTGTTGTCGACATCATCGACCCCTCGGGCATCGTCCGCAGCCAGGTCGTCGAAAACGGCAATGGCTCGTTCCGCGTGACGCTCAACGGTGCGGAGAATCGCAAGACGCTGGCGGGCCACTTTCTCGCCGAAAGCTTCGGTTCCTCGATCCAGCACGTGGCCTTCTCGACGCCGGACATCTTTCGGACAGCGGAGAGCCTTGCCACCAACGGCTTCACGCCGCTTCACATCACCCGCAACTACTACGATGACGTCGAGGCCCGCTTCGGGCTGGAACCCGATTTCGCCGAGCGTCTGTGTGCCGCCAATATCCTCTACGATCGCGACGAGCATGGCGAATATTTCCAGCTCTACAGCCCGGTCTATGGTGAAGGCTTCTTCTTCGAGATCGTCGAGCGCCGGGGCTATCGCGGTTATGGCGCGCCGAACGCGATCTTCCGCATCGCGGCGCAAAAGCGCTATATCCGGCCGGAAGGCGTGCCGGCGGGTTGA
- a CDS encoding TetR/AcrR family transcriptional regulator translates to MAKLEVSGQRRVRRQVNRLPATRRIEDIMAAARQVFSENGYADASITDIALKAGVVEGSIYRFFQNKRDLLIRVVENWYEETLLRDDEQLASIKGTWNKLRFIIYHHLLSIKREPALARLVLQELRLDPEYRNSKLFHLNQSYTHRVTEVVKEAIERGEFRTDVSPSFVRDLIYGCIEHRTWAFLRNEGDFNENDTADKLADMVYRGLIIEPERTEPMKEVLTKLDYLIGKIDR, encoded by the coding sequence ATGGCAAAACTAGAGGTGAGTGGCCAGAGGCGGGTCAGGCGTCAGGTCAACCGGCTGCCCGCAACGCGCCGCATCGAGGATATCATGGCCGCCGCCCGGCAGGTGTTCTCGGAGAACGGCTATGCCGATGCCTCGATCACCGACATCGCGCTCAAGGCTGGTGTCGTCGAGGGCAGCATCTACCGCTTCTTCCAGAACAAGCGCGATCTGCTGATCCGGGTCGTCGAGAACTGGTACGAGGAGACGCTGCTGCGGGACGACGAGCAGCTTGCCAGCATCAAGGGCACCTGGAACAAGCTGCGCTTCATCATCTATCACCACCTGCTGTCGATCAAGCGCGAGCCGGCGCTGGCCCGGCTGGTGCTGCAGGAACTCAGGCTCGATCCAGAATACCGCAATTCCAAGCTCTTTCATCTCAACCAGTCTTATACGCACCGGGTGACCGAGGTGGTGAAGGAGGCGATCGAGCGCGGCGAGTTCCGCACCGATGTGTCACCCTCCTTCGTTCGTGACCTGATTTATGGCTGCATCGAGCACCGCACCTGGGCTTTCCTGCGCAATGAAGGCGATTTCAACGAGAACGACACGGCCGACAAGCTCGCCGACATGGTCTACCGGGGGCTTATTATCGAGCCGGAGCGAACGGAGCCGATGAAAGAGGTACTGACCAAGCTGGATTATCTGATCGGGAAGATCGATCGCTAG
- a CDS encoding phosphotransferase family protein, with amino-acid sequence MSGSVASIKGEGNHEAPVFDPFDVERVRARLTEFLRLNADAKAEVGALRRYTVGFSWVTYGFELSIGNKVQNLILRVGPPNGIFSPYKASPESITLRHLAGNGVPVPKIHWFSDAHDTFGAPFFICDLVPGDVPIPWTTDGGDAFGADERVRIGEQFLGALASLHNFDWRGKLEMAVEGVTDTTQTAHSQIDYWVGRMHEWSERRFPMLEWAAIWLRQNAPVAPRISVVHGDYRIGNFLEHKGRITSILDWELVHLGDPLEDLGWICLQAWRGRSPYMCHLFTRDELYERYEALTGIHLDAAAVRYWEAFGTFKLAVMHLGATHCYEARGFNDLRMAGMGAQVPRMLLQLETALERAA; translated from the coding sequence ATGTCCGGCAGCGTGGCTTCGATCAAGGGCGAAGGCAATCACGAGGCTCCGGTCTTCGATCCGTTCGATGTCGAGCGCGTGCGTGCCCGGTTGACCGAATTCCTGCGCCTGAACGCGGATGCGAAGGCAGAGGTCGGAGCGTTGCGTCGTTATACGGTGGGCTTTTCCTGGGTCACCTATGGCTTTGAACTCTCGATCGGGAACAAGGTCCAGAATCTCATTCTTCGCGTCGGCCCGCCAAACGGCATCTTTTCTCCGTACAAGGCGTCGCCGGAGTCGATCACGCTGCGGCATCTCGCGGGCAATGGCGTGCCTGTACCCAAGATCCATTGGTTTTCGGATGCGCACGATACATTCGGGGCGCCGTTCTTCATCTGCGATCTCGTGCCCGGCGACGTGCCGATCCCCTGGACGACGGATGGGGGCGATGCCTTCGGCGCCGACGAGCGCGTGCGTATCGGCGAGCAATTCCTTGGCGCGCTGGCATCGCTGCACAATTTCGACTGGCGCGGGAAGCTTGAAATGGCTGTCGAGGGCGTTACGGATACAACCCAAACCGCCCATTCCCAGATCGATTACTGGGTCGGGCGCATGCATGAATGGTCGGAGCGGCGCTTTCCGATGCTCGAATGGGCGGCAATCTGGCTCCGGCAGAACGCGCCGGTTGCACCGAGGATATCGGTGGTTCACGGCGATTACCGGATCGGCAATTTTCTCGAACACAAGGGGCGCATCACATCGATCCTGGATTGGGAGCTTGTCCATCTCGGCGATCCGCTGGAGGATCTCGGCTGGATCTGCCTGCAGGCATGGCGCGGCCGGTCGCCCTATATGTGCCATCTCTTCACCCGCGATGAGCTCTATGAGCGCTACGAGGCGCTGACCGGCATCCATCTCGATGCGGCGGCCGTGCGCTACTGGGAAGCGTTCGGCACCTTCAAGCTTGCCGTGATGCATCTCGGCGCCACCCATTGCTACGAGGCGCGCGGGTTCAATGACCTGCGGATGGCCGGCATGGGCGCGCAGGTGCCGCGCATGCTGCTGCAGCTCGAAACGGCACTGGAGCGGGCGGCATGA
- a CDS encoding AMP-binding protein: protein MEHHLDPRMPAPERCVQRYMLDFWAREQPDKIFATFADGEEWTYREARLIAIRTANAFRALGVKQGERVMVWLPNSADCLRVWFGLNYLGAVFVPINLSYRGTLLEHVVGLSEAGLAVAHADLFPRLADVNRKALREAVILGGGPTEIDGIAVHGPEALISDNDTPPDLEHSIAPWDMQSIIFTSGTTGPSKGVMSSYMHLYSMAISAPFLRQDDRYMVNLPMFHSGGVMPVTAMLIHGGSIAMVDSFSTEDFWPTIRSREITTVILLGVMGGFLLKQPPGPDDRNHPLRTCTYVPLNETAPRFHERFGTEVHTHFNMTEISMPIVSQPNPTALGSAGRPRHGVEIRLVDENDCEVPAGSVGELVVRTECPWAMNHGYAGDPVATANAWRNGWFHTGDGFRRDAEGDFFFVDRLKDAIRRRGENISSFEVESEVLAFPCVREAAAIPVKSDVAEDEVMAIIAIKPGEAFDPVELIEFLRPRMAHFMVPRYVRVVEALPRTPTAKIEKVKLRAEGITPDTWDREKAGIVVKREKIGQRG, encoded by the coding sequence ATGGAACACCATCTCGATCCGCGCATGCCTGCGCCGGAAAGATGCGTCCAGCGATACATGCTCGATTTCTGGGCGCGGGAGCAGCCCGACAAGATCTTCGCCACCTTCGCGGATGGCGAGGAATGGACCTATCGCGAGGCGCGGTTGATCGCGATCCGCACCGCCAATGCATTTCGGGCGCTGGGTGTGAAACAGGGCGAGCGCGTGATGGTGTGGCTGCCCAACAGCGCCGATTGCCTACGCGTGTGGTTCGGGCTGAACTATCTCGGCGCCGTCTTCGTGCCGATCAACCTCTCCTATCGCGGCACGCTGCTTGAGCACGTTGTGGGACTGTCGGAAGCCGGGCTGGCGGTGGCGCATGCCGATCTCTTTCCACGGCTGGCCGATGTCAATCGCAAGGCTTTGCGCGAGGCGGTGATCCTAGGCGGCGGCCCGACCGAGATCGACGGGATCGCCGTTCATGGGCCGGAGGCACTCATTTCGGACAACGACACGCCGCCGGACCTGGAGCACTCGATCGCGCCCTGGGACATGCAGTCGATCATCTTCACCTCCGGCACGACAGGGCCCTCGAAGGGCGTGATGTCATCCTACATGCATCTCTATTCCATGGCCATCAGCGCGCCGTTCCTCAGGCAGGACGACCGCTACATGGTCAACCTGCCGATGTTCCATTCCGGCGGCGTGATGCCGGTGACGGCGATGCTGATCCATGGCGGCTCGATTGCCATGGTGGACTCGTTTTCGACCGAGGATTTCTGGCCGACGATCAGGAGCCGTGAGATCACCACCGTGATCCTGCTCGGCGTGATGGGCGGGTTCCTGCTCAAGCAACCGCCCGGCCCCGATGATCGCAACCATCCGCTCAGGACCTGCACCTATGTGCCGCTCAACGAGACCGCGCCGCGTTTCCACGAGCGGTTCGGCACCGAAGTGCACACGCATTTCAACATGACCGAGATTTCCATGCCGATCGTGTCGCAACCGAACCCGACGGCGCTCGGCAGTGCCGGCCGGCCGCGACATGGCGTCGAGATCAGGCTGGTCGACGAGAATGACTGCGAAGTGCCGGCGGGTAGCGTCGGCGAACTCGTGGTGCGTACCGAATGCCCATGGGCGATGAACCACGGCTATGCAGGCGACCCCGTCGCGACCGCAAATGCCTGGCGCAATGGCTGGTTCCATACCGGCGACGGCTTCCGTAGGGATGCCGAGGGCGATTTCTTCTTCGTCGACCGGCTCAAGGACGCGATCCGCCGCCGGGGCGAGAACATCTCGTCCTTCGAAGTGGAATCCGAAGTACTGGCTTTCCCTTGCGTGCGGGAGGCTGCCGCCATTCCGGTCAAAAGCGACGTCGCCGAGGACGAGGTGATGGCCATCATCGCGATCAAGCCGGGCGAGGCGTTCGATCCGGTCGAGTTGATCGAGTTCCTCAGGCCGCGCATGGCGCACTTCATGGTGCCGCGATACGTCCGCGTGGTCGAGGCGCTGCCGCGCACGCCGACGGCGAAGATCGAGAAGGTCAAGCTGCGCGCCGAGGGCATCACGCCGGATACCTGGGACCGCGAGAAGGCGGGCATCGTCGTCAAGCGTGAAAAAATCGGCCAGCGCGGCTGA